A segment of the Polyodon spathula isolate WHYD16114869_AA unplaced genomic scaffold, ASM1765450v1 scaffolds_1814, whole genome shotgun sequence genome:
GAAGGAAAGACAGCCACGAAAAACACATACCTCTGATTGTCTCAGCTGGTCTCTGCTTGATTAGTGGGAACCAGCGTGTCCGAGCATCgcttttaattgctttaaacAGCCGTGAAACTCAGCCTGCCCCGACCGAGACGCGTCTCCTCGTCTTCCCAACAAAAGCTCGctaggttgtgttttttttagttcatgAAAACGATCTCACTTAAATATCATAGTTATTTGTTAGTTTAAGTTTACGATTGCGACAAATAACATCTAAAACTGTACCTATAGTACTTAAAAAAAGGGGCTTTTACATTGcatagtgcgtgtgtgtgtgtgtgtgtgtgtgtgtgtgtgtactaggAAGGCAAAATCAACACCAGCACACGTTTATAATTTTATGTTTAATGCACaaacacatcagaaaaaaaaagcaattaccaGTATATCACACTGTTAAACTGATATatccaatcacacacacaaaaatactgCATCAGAACATACCTATTCACGAAAAAGTGGAAGCAATGCTTACTTGGAATTTAAAAGCTGATTGTGagcaaactacttttttttttttttttagtgtagtcTAGCCTGcagtgaatttaaaataaattgatatttTACACACTCCGTTGACTGCCCAGTTTGTGTGTGCGGTTTTGGGACTGCCAGAGTGTGTGTGAAGTGATGTGGAAGAATACTGCTGCTGTGCTTTCCGGAGCCCCTGTGTGGCTCCCAGCCCTGCCTCACACAGTGCTGAGGTTGAGAGCAGTGTAGACCAGGCTGGCTCCAGTACAGATGATGCACAGCAGGTTGCACAGAGAGGAGAGCCCGTGGTATCTGTAGAAGGTCTCTCGCAGGCGCTTGTATTTGGGGTCCTGCTCTCGGAGCTTGCTGTAGGCTTCCTTGCTGGTGCGgacccccacctccccccccagTCCGTGCTCCCTCTCCACCTCCTGCATGTGGAACATGGCCTCTGTCACCGCGGGGCCGAACCACTGGGCATTGAAGCCGGCTAGCAGCACGCAGGAGAAAAACAGAACCATCTGAGAAAACGAGAGAGCCAGCGCTTAAAAGAGCCatacacaatatacacaatacacacacacacacacacaccattaacTATGCAGTAAacgacaacacacacacacacatccacacacagaTGGGAGCCGAATCAGTCCAGAGGTGACAGAAGGAGGTGCGATCCCTTTTACTACAACAACTCAGTCACACGttttcaagagctcaaagggTCCGGTGAAGGTATGAGAGAGACTGGTGTCTGCAAGCACAAGTGCCACTGTCTTTGTGTCTACAGATCTGAGAGAAGTGAGCGAGCGTCGTTTTAAACTGTCGTCAGTGTTTTTTCCGTTAAGTAGATGAAAAGCTACAAAGAGGTGTGGAACTCAGaatgttattcagcaggtttcattcgacttcatgaagcaagaTCATTCATTCTACAAACACACATATCCATCCATTCatctatctaactatctatctacccatccatctatccatccatctagctatccatccatctatctagctatccatccatccatctatccatccatccatctatctatccatccatcaatccatccatctatccacccatctatctatctatccatccatccatcaatctatccatccatccatccatctatctatctccatccatccatccatccatccatccatctatctatctagctatctatatcTTGTAAGCAGGCTGTCTGCTCTCCTTGCACAGAGAGCAGACTGCTGCTCCCTCACCTGCACAGCCTCGTGGGTGTCAAGCAGCTCGCGGGGGTGGTACACTGCATACACCGCCAGGTTCAGGAAGGAGGACACCAGGACGCCGTAGAAATAGAAGGAGAATAGCTTGCTCTGGACCAAGCCGAACGTGTGACGAGAGACCCCAGCGGCCAGCACGAAACCTGGGGAGAGCAGCGAGAGCAGCTCCTTACTGAACACCCGCCCCTGAGCTACTGCACAAAGCACAAGGCTCAAGATGGGAACTTTGCCGACCACAAAAGCCCCCCAAAAAATGGAACATTGCCCAGGGAAGTTGTTTCCCCTTTAAATGGAGGCGCCACAACTTCAAACAATATCACCTTTTAACACATCCCCTAGCAGACCTAGGCTCAAACACAATTACAATTCCACAATTAACATGCTTGCTGCGTTTCTTCTACCGGGCAGCAATCGCAGGTACAAAAACGCAGAGACACGCTACAGAACGAGACTTCAAAACAAACTGGGTCACTAACGGCTGCAAATGCCAGAAGAATGTTGGCTCAATGCAGAACACAACGTGGAACTCTGAAAGCCTGGAAAGCTGTGGAGCTGAACTGCAACCaagcaattacaattacaattacaattacaattacgcAGGCACAGCTTCAGCTACAATGACATTGTAAATGCAACTAAATAGAAAACAACACCATTCCAGCTGCAGCCGCGCCTGGGTCTGCCTCGTCAAGCTCTTGCGAGGACCGAGCCAGGCGGAGGGACGCTACCTGATACAAGCGTCACCCAGAGCTGCGTGCCCCACGAGAAGGACAGGATGAGCAGGTGGGCGATTTTCACCAGGTCTGTGGGCTCTCCCTCTGTAGCCATTGGACTTCCTGCACATAAAAGACATCAGAACAAGCATAGCCCTGATAAGAGTCGAccagaacaaaaaacacagtgtaacaaaacaCAGCGACAGCAGGGGGAGGCATTGGTAAATTCCACAGAGCTGTGgaacaagactcctgttgcatagcactattacccattccaggttttactatgagccaCAGTGTagcttattaaactcatagtaaaacctggaatggataacagtgctatgcaatgggagtcttgcttccatccgCTGAAACATACTTAAAagatgacaaaccagggtaaaataCGGTAAATGCATGCAAACAAAAATTGAGAAAGTGAAACGGGTGCTtatattgatttttatatagcgccttttatagtggagcaccatcacaaagcgctttacaagataggagactagggtgtgtgagccgtgcatcagctgcagagtcacttccaacagcgtctcaccccaaagacgcagcacaaggaggttcagtgactcgctcagggtcccgcacagggagtcaggggctgagccgggatttgaacctcctggttacaagcctgtttctctaaccactggaccacacagcctcacaaTCCAAGCGCTCTGCAGCATCAtcagccttttaaaatgtttcaaagacGAGCGCACTCCGCGTCTCGATGAGAGAGCAAATTAACCATCTGACATCTTACTCAACCACACGCGTCCTGAAAGCAGGGGCAGCTCGGCGTGATGCTGCTGCAGCAGGACTGTCCACGACTGCGGACTCTGCAGCGCATTGACCCGGGACAACCCGAGCCTGGCCAGGTCTACCCGGATCACACTCCAGCAATCACACAAGCTGCCGCCTGCAACACTTACACATGCTAAccctattattatcattattattattattattacctcgtTATTGTAACTTTGCACTCTTCTTATCTGTCTTCCGAGCTCCAGACAGATAGCTCCGCCCTCGCAGCCGCTTTTACCAATCATGCTCCCCGTCTCATGAATATGTAATAAGCTATCTCAACAGGGGCCAATCATCGCTAAGCAGTCTGCCTCGCATAACCACGCCCTTCACTGTGACGTACGGTGCCTTGCGAATGACAAACCagcttttgggtttttttttggtttttttcgtGAAACTGCGCGTTTATTTAATGGGAGCTTTTAAACGGTAACTATTTGAATTCGTCTTTTAGAAATAAGAGTATTATTGTGATAATATTATTTTATGCATGTGTTGAGCTTTGCGTTATTCTAATggagatgaaaaaaaacaaaacaataagtaTATCAaggaaaaaaatgacatatttatacaaaagtattgagAAGCTAGTGAACGAATTTCAaggatattaatatatattatagtatatatatatatatatatatatatatataatatatatatatatatatatatatatatgtatgtgtgtgtgtgtgtgtgtgccaaacCCTTACAAGACCTAGCATAACTAAATTCACCCGGGGCTGCTTTTCTCATGTTCTTAGGACTGAGTTGAATATGAACACTGAGAGTCTGAGAGCCCAATCACAGCTGAGCGCAGAGGAGAAGGTGAGGAAAAAAACACGTGCTTTTCCAAAATGCTCCcattcaaaaaaaattaaaaaccttcTTTGCCTTGTCtctgataagcatccttccttCTCTCTTGTCTTCCAGCTTTCCCGGAGCCCTGCTATAAACGGTGATTGCCCTGTTGTGTTGTATTGCACTGTGGCGCACCAGCCACCCTACGCCACTGTGCAGGTTTAATCAGTGCTGTAaggccttgtaaaaaaaaaaaatatgatttgaaaGCATGCAAAGACTCCTGCCCCTTGCGGTTTGTCTTGTTATTTTCAGGGTGAGGGGGTGGGGTCAAGTTTAGTTGGGTGTATTAGTTCTGATTCTGTGCGGACCACGACTTCAAAGCCTGGTTTCTTACACCACTTATTTGTGTAAGAAGCTTTAAGCTTgtgctgaatatattttttataagttGTGTCAAATGATATTTTCTACTGCCTGCTGAGCAAAAGGAAACAGGATCGCAATGTGACGCTGTCTCTCACTTCTGTAGCTTGGGTCTAGCAGGCTCTAGTCTCTGTgagttttcttatcattcatgTAGGTTTTGAATGCCAGTGTGAGGGTCAGGAAGCTAATATCACCTCTTCGTATCGGTCATCACAAATGCACTGATTAAACAGAGCTGCTGGTCGCCGCGTCTGCAGACTGAGACGAGGGAACTCTGTCTTACAGAATCTCGGCTGCTCGAAGCGCAGAAGATGTTGAAGGAGGAGATGGACGCTGTCAAGAGGCACTTGTTCGCCCAAGCGAAGGTAAATAAACCGTCTCTTCAGATATAACAAGTCAGCCGGTCGCAGCCCATCGCCAGCCTGCAAATTAGAAATCTGAGCTGCCAGTGAGACAAGAAACTGACCATGACGCACAGCAACATTACAGTCAGTGAGGTTATATAATGATGCTACTAGCTGAGCGAACAAGGTCATGGTAAAGAATTTGAAATCTGAAATCTGATACTCCCAATAACTTCATAACCATTGATAATGCTTCTGCCGAGTTGGACAAGCGTTTTTCCAGATTTCTGCCTGCCTGCAGCTGCCTGCACTATACCCTGCGGCTGGGAATTGCATCCCCACGGGGAGTAATAACATTGTACTACCTGAAAAAAACAAGCTAGCAGAAGCAAGGGGGCTGTAATCAAAAAAATAACTCTGTATTGCAGCAGAGAAACCTAGAGACAGGGAACCAACGTCCTGATCAATAGAAGCCAGCCTCACTCACAATGACTGCAAACCTGTAAAACAGTAAGGGGTTAAAACACACAGAAGTGAAACAAAGCTGCTTTCTAAACATCAAGCGATCCAGGTGGGTCATATGGTTTGCAGTAAAGGGCCCGGCTCCAGCACTGCTTTTCAAGTGAAGCCCTCCTTACTAAACCCCTGTGTCTTTCTCTCTGACAGTCTGTGGATGCCTTTAATCGAACCGTCATTCTGCTGGAAAGAGAGAGAAGCCAGCAGTTTAACAAGATCAGAGCATTTCAAGGTAACTGGCTTAATCCACTACCCTCTGAAGGTCGAGGTCCAAACCCAGTGCGGTGAGTTTGTGATCCGAACCAAGACCTTAGTGGAcaaagagaaagggggctccctccagtccagggcaggcttgaggcacggagactggactgctccctcaCTCGCTAACAATAACTATATGTTTAATTGTCATGTGAATGTGGTCTCTGACACAGCTAGTTTTAACTGACGTGGTTATAATGTATCGTGAAACACTACACTTAAAGTATCTAAGAAAGGAAAGCCAGTGTTTACCGATGTTTGTGTCTCTGGCCATTCTTCAGAGGAGCTCCGCAGGCTAGGCCAGGTTATAGACAGACAGAACCAAGACTCTCAGCTAGAGAAGCGCTTCCAGGGCCTGAGCCAGGAGCTGTCTGGGAAGCTGCTCTTCCTTCGAGGCCTCATTGAGCAGAGAACCACCCACCGGCTCCCCCTGCCTCCCCAGCACCTTCAAACTCCACTCCCAGGCTGCAGCCCAGGCCTCCCCCTGTGTGAAAGCCAGACACTGGAGGCCCTCGGTGACCTTACCCAGGAGATATTCGAGAGGTAACGCTGAAGAATGTGCTTGTTTTACATTGAGAACTTCATGAAGTTTgattgccttgccttccaggttACTCCTTGGTTATTTCTGGTTCGaagtatgttactggctgaaaggaatgtcagtcaatagggaaggcagctgattggttattgacaggaaataagCCAGTGAGGGGTgtggacaatttcaccctcctggtgaaatgacacaggaagtgGTAGACAGAGCTAGTAAAGCATATGTCACTGTTAAAGGGAATGACTTTGAAAATCTGAGTATCTCTACAGAGCTGCTTCTAATCACTATAAACTGCATCAGTACTGTAGCTCTCTCGCTGTTCTGATCCTGTCTTTCACAGCAAGAAGTTCTTGTGGGAAGAGCTGGAGTCGATCAGGGCCGAAATTGATGACATCAAGCAGAAACTCAGCAAGTATTCCTTTATTTCCATGGCAACAGAATCGATTAACCCTTTACTGACCTGGATGCACCAGCCTGGTTACAGGAGTGCCTAGGCTCATGAAACAATTTCATAGTTCCTACCACAGCCTTCCACCGAGGAAATCAATATATCAATTTATAACCTgatccatcccctccccactctctgtgtgaagaagagtctccttcagcaacatgactaggtaacccattccatcccctccccactctctgtgtgaagaagagtctccttcagcaacatgactaggtaacccattccatcccctctccactctctgtgtgaagaagattctccttcagcaacatgactaggtaacccattccatcccctccccactctctgtgtgaagagtctgAGTTGATTTGTGGGTCTCGTTGTTTTTTCAGAGCCCCAAGAGGAGAGCTGGGTGATGGGTCTGGATGATGAGAAGGCAGGGGGAATGGGACGAGAGCGTGGTGGTCAGGTAACCCCATGAGAGATCTGGTTCACTCTCACCCACATCAAGTCACACCACAAAACGTGGTCTTCAGTCAGAGAAAACGGGTTTATTGCATGTTACACTGCGCAGCCTTCAACAGAGCACGACCTACGCTGTGATTCTGCAGAGATTGAGGAGATTCAAGCCACGCGGCGCTCCTTATTGACCCCGTGTTTAACCCTTCCCCTGCCAGAACGAGGAGCGTTTGATTGACGGCTATCAGAGCAGCCGTCACAGcgaggagagagagcaggagatcACGGCTCTGAGGTGAGAGCGACGCAGACTGCTCTGTaacaaggggggggggtgaaaaggGAGCAGCtccaattatttgtttatttattttttaaacaggacGGCAATCGTCGAGCTTCAAGAGCAAATCCGAATCCTTCTCGTCTCCAAAAACACGCCAAGCAGACTGCGAGGTGACTTTATCGACACGGTGGAAAGCACTGTGTCTGTCTTTCTTCTTCGCACGTTTCACgctgaaaatatttgtttgctaTCGATCAAAAAACAATGGTAAAGACAACGTGGTCTCACTGCTTACAAACCTTTGTTCATAAACTAGATGTATGGCagggtggtccagtggttagagaaacgggcttgtaaccagcaggtcccgggttcaaattccagctcagcccgactcactgtgtgggaccctgagcgagtcactgaacctccttgtgctgcgtctttggggtgagacgttgttgtaagtgactctgcagctgatgcacggctcacacaccctagtcttgtatcttgtaaagcgctttgtgatggtgctccactgtatatatatattttttatgtaatgttaTTAATAGTTTTTATGATATACCCATGTATAGCTCTCCTGCACACAAGCGCATAGGCTAGCATTCACAATGGTACTGAACCTTTGGAGAATGTAAAACAATGTCAGCAAAGCCTGCTTCTCCTACACGTTACCCCCCCATGCAGTATAATGATGAGGCACTACCCCCCCAGTGCAGTATAATGAACGAggcactacccccccccccccccaggtcacGTGCAGCATTACTTGAGGCActaacctcccccccccccccccgttgcaGTATAATGAACGAGGCACTCCCCCCCCAGTGCAGTATAATGAACGAGGCCCTTGGGCACACATGCAGGTTGCACTTGGCCCTGTTCAGAAGGCCTGTGGGCGCggcgtgtgtttttgtgtttgccaGAGAGGCGTCGGGGGCAGAGAAAGCGGGCGAGGAGGGTGCCGGCGGCGGGCAGCAGCACGGGCAAGAGCGAGGACTCTGATATTGGCCGGGCGTTGGGACTGGCACCTGAGAGCGAAGGACTGAGCTCCTCCACCGAGGACATGAGCCAGGCAGGACGGCAGCAGCCCTAGCGCGGTGAGAGGGACAGTCTTTACATCAAACCTGCCCCAAGAGCAGCCAATGCAAAAAACATCTGTGGAAGAGGCTGAAAGTGCAGGCGTTGGAATTATTTGCTATGAAGCAGTAGAATGACGAAACTGGTTTTGCTGCAAAATTTGTTCTAGTTAGGACGATAGCAGCAGTCTACAGAAGCTGCTGGACTAGCTTAGTAACAGAGTGGGCggggctagcagagttgaaaagtcactcTATCACATGGTTTGAACGGGTCGAGCAGCGAGAGAGGGAGCTAGGGTTCTCCAGAGCAGCTTCAAGGCAGCTGGGAAAACCGAC
Coding sequences within it:
- the LOC121310196 gene encoding coiled-coil domain-containing protein 159-like, whose product is MNTESLRAQSQLSAEEKLSRSPAINESRLLEAQKMLKEEMDAVKRHLFAQAKSVDAFNRTVILLERERSQQFNKIRAFQEELRRLGQVIDRQNQDSQLEKRFQGLSQELSGKLLFLRGLIEQRTTHRLPLPPQHLQTPLPGCSPGLPLCESQTLEALGDLTQEIFESKKFLWEELESIRAEIDDIKQKLSKYSFISMATESINPLLTWMHQPGYRSA
- the tmem205 gene encoding transmembrane protein 205: MATEGEPTDLVKIAHLLILSFSWGTQLWVTLVSGFVLAAGVSRHTFGLVQSKLFSFYFYGVLVSSFLNLAVYAVYHPRELLDTHEAVQMVLFFSCVLLAGFNAQWFGPAVTEAMFHMQEVEREHGLGGEVGVRTSKEAYSKLREQDPKYKRLRETFYRYHGLSSLCNLLCIICTGASLVYTALNLSTV